The nucleotide window ACGCAGGCGGCGTTGTTGGAGGCGATGGGGGAGAGCCAGGTGTCGGTCGACGGGGAGACCCACCCGTTGCCGGAGCCGTTCTTCGTGATCGCGACCCAGAACCCGGTAGACCAGGAGGGCACCTTCGGGCTGCCGGAGGCGCAGCGGGACCGGTTCACCGTGAAGACGGCCATCGGCTACCCGGACCGGGACGGCGAGCGGGAGCTGCTGGACCGCCGGGCCGACCGCTCGGCGTCGATCCCGACGGTGTCGCGCGTGACGGACGACGAGCAGGTGACGGCGCTGCGGCAGGTGCCGGAGCGCGTCCGGGTGAGCGAGCCCGTTCGGGACTACGTCGTGGACCTGGGGCGGGCGACCCGCGAGGATCGGCGCGTGGACGTGGGGGTGTCACCGCGGGGGATCCAACACCTGTTCGAGGTGGCGCGGGCGTTCGCGGCGGTCCAGGGCCGGGAGTACGTCGTCCCGGACGACGTGAAACGGATGCTCCGGCCGGTGTTCACCCACCGGCTCGTGTTGACGGCCGACGCGGAGATTGAGGGAGTCGGACCGGGGGACGTGATCGAGAGCGTCGCGGACAGTGTTCCGGTGCCGTCGGGAGAGTGAGCGTCGGGGCCGGAGCGGGCCCGGTGCCGTCGGGAGAGTGAGCGTCGGGGCCGGAGCGGGCCCGGTGCCGTCGGGAGAGTGAGCGTCGGCGCCGGAGTGGACCCGGTGCCGTCGGGAGAGTGAGCGTCGGGGCCGGAGCGGGCCCGGTGCCGTCGG belongs to Halobaculum sp. MBLA0143 and includes:
- a CDS encoding AAA family ATPase translates to MNPQEASRVAGSVLDEVGGAVIARRRFLATVLTGVVAGGHVLLEDVPGTGKTLTARSLAGALGLSFKRIQFTPDLLPGDITGSNVYDEATGGFDFAPGPIFANIVLADEINRAPPKTQAALLEAMGESQVSVDGETHPLPEPFFVIATQNPVDQEGTFGLPEAQRDRFTVKTAIGYPDRDGERELLDRRADRSASIPTVSRVTDDEQVTALRQVPERVRVSEPVRDYVVDLGRATREDRRVDVGVSPRGIQHLFEVARAFAAVQGREYVVPDDVKRMLRPVFTHRLVLTADAEIEGVGPGDVIESVADSVPVPSGE